The Pseudanabaena sp. ABRG5-3 nucleotide sequence TTGTAAAGCGGAGTTCCCTTTACTCTAGACAAAATGTACCTGTTGAAACCTTGATAAGACCATTTTGTTACCAATTGCGTATGTACTCATTGGGTAACTCCTAGAGGATAAATACTATGAAATCTTTAGCTTCCAAAATCCGCAAAACTCTCAAATATAGGATTTCTCTTATCTTTTTAGCCTTAATCTGCTGCTTTGGGTGCTTTTTTTCTAGCAATCAAAATGCACTGATATCTGCCAGCAATAAACCAAACATTATCGAACAGCAGCCATCAGAAGATGACTGGTCTTTGCCTAATTGGGTTACAAGAACAGAAAACAGTGGGTTATATGCTGAATCTACAGATATTTTCAAGCCTGAAGCCTATACTGTCAGCATGTCTTGGAAAGAAATTAATCCCGAAGAAAATGTATTTGATTGGCGCAGATTGGAAGCTAATTTGGAAGCAGCTCGCAAACTAAATAAGCGAATTTGGTTGCGTATTTTTGCCTCGGATGTCAAGCATACACCTGACTGGGTAAAGGTTAAATACCCTGACTTGAAGGCTATGCAGTACAAAAATGAAGGTGGCTTCTATATAGATATGCATGATAATAAAATTAGCCAAGGTAAATTCTATCCAATTTGGCACTATGGATTTGAAGCAGAATTTAAGAAGTTATTAGCTAGTTTTAAACAACGGCGTTATATTGCCGATCCAGCCCTTGCCTTTATGTATACTCCTGGAGCATGGCGTTGGAATGAGTGGGAAGTTATTTTTGTTGATGAAACGAAAAAATCTGGTGTAACTGTCGATCAGTTTTGGCAATGGTTTCGTCGTCATATGGATGACTATGCTGATGCAGCCAATGGCTATACTTATAAACTAGTATTCACTGGGCAGCCACAGATGGAAAGATGCGAGAATGATTCTGTATGGGCTTTGAAATTGAATGATGCTCCTAAAGGCAAAAATCGGATGGTCGATTATGCGATTTCCTTGGGAATGAGTGTACGCATTGGCGCTCAAGAATATTTTAATCCCTATTCTAATATCCCTTCGTGGGGTGCTTCTGCTCAAACGATTGGTAATTTAAACTACCAAGTTATCGATGATGATCATCCATTACATCGCGATCACAATCGGATTATTGGTACTGAAAATGAGTTGCTTGGTTATGAGAATATGCTTCCTGGTACGGGCAAATATTATTTCATGAAGATGGCGACTCTCAAATCATTGCAATTAAGGATGAACTGGATCAATGCTACCGATCGCTCCTATTCCCTAGCACCTGAAGTAGTAGAATATGCTCGCAAGACGATGGGTAAAACCGTTGAAAATAGTCCAGATGCTTGGGTGGCATTACGGCAATGGAATGATCCTACTTATTTAGACGATCGCTTGCCTGAATATTCAGACGATATATCAAAAAAATTAGGATTAAGTTTGGCGGATTATCAACAACTTGATAGTTTCTTCAACAATGCTAAACTTCCATATCGCAACTGGGAAAGATGGCTCACCCAACGTGAAGTAGCACCTAATGGATATACTAAACCTACCCATCAAATTTATTCTAAATCACAATTTGATAAATGGAATGGATTTAGCTACGAAGCGATTAGAACCGATCATCAAAACCAGAGTGACTATATCTATTTCAATGTAGATGATCAATTCTTAAGAAACAAAAAGACTGATATAGAAATCAAGGTGACCTATCTAGATGATAACGATGCTAAATGGGGCATTGAGTATGACGCTTTTGGCAATGTGTATAAAAAGACAGCACAGATAGTTAATCAAAACAGTGGCAATTGGAAAACAATCACATTCAAAATATCCGATGCTGCTTTTACGAATCGACAAAATGGCAATATGGACTTTCGGATTTACAATGGCGGTTTCCAAGATCTAACTGTACGCTTTGTCCGTGTGATCAAAATGCAACCTGTGTAGTTTTTTGTGGGCGCTTCGCGCCCACAATTTTTTTGTCTTATTTTTTTGTTCTTCCAATTATTCAATCAAATTTATGAGTGATTTAAGGGTGCTTCATCTTATCCACGGACTAAACAGAGGAGGGATAGAAACTTGGCTAATTTCTATGCTCCGAGAGATCTCTAGGGATACTTGTGCGATGGACTTTTGTTGTAAAGGTGGTGATGTAGGGGTGTTGTCAGATATAGCGAAGCAGCTAGGTGCAAGGGTATTCCATTGTCCTCTAGGGTTCAACCATCCTAAATTTGGAAGACAATTCAGAGATATCTTATCCACACAAAAATATACAATTTTACATAATCATGTCGAAGTCTATAGTGGATTTCCTGTATGGGTCGCGCATGGGCTGGGCATCCCTGTAATTAGTATGTTTCACAATACTCACTTTCCTGCTCAAGATCGATTAACCAAGTTACCAATTTTACGCCAATTGCGATCGCTATATGGTGCTGTTAGTATTCGCTATGCTCTCAAGCATTCTGAATTTATTACCGCATCTTCTCAAGCAATTTTAGATAGCCTAGCAATCCCCAAACATCAGCTAGAGCGCAGTCGTGTTTGGTATAGCGGAGTTACGATCGCTGATCTCAAAGGTGCTGCGGACAAAATAGCCTTTCGCCAATCTTTAGGCTGGGCGGAGGATACGCCAATAGTTTTACACGTGGGACGTTTTGCCGAACAGAAGAATCATCTTGGATTATTAAAAATATTTGAGAAAGTACGCCAGCTAATCCCTACTGCTAAATTATTGATGGTGGGAGTTGGTCCCTTAAAACCACAAATTGAGGCGATCGCTACTCAGCGAGGAATGACAGACTCGGTGCGATTTCTAGGTGGTCGAGATGATGTTCCATTAATTATGAGTCTTTGTGATGTATTTCTATTCCCATCACTACACGAAGGATTTGGACTAGTAGCGATCGAAGCGAGTGCGGCGGGACTGCCTGTCGTCGGGAGCAAAATTGCGGGCTTATTAGAAGCTGTACTTGACGGCAAGACTGGTATTTTGCATGATGTGAACGATCTTGAAGGTATGGCAAAATCGGTTGTTCTGCTTTTAAAAGATTCTGCCTATGCTAAGAGTCTGGCTAGTGCTGGTCGTGAACGTGTAATCCAAGACTTTTCAATTCCCACTAGTGCCAATCGTTTACTAGAGATGTATCAGGAAGTTCTTAGCAAATCTCAAACAAGTTAAGTTGGAAATTCAGTCAATATGCTTAATTTTGTGAGTCTATTTAATGTTACTTTCAAGAATAAGACAATATGCTTAGTCTAATCTTTCTGTGTTTTTCTAAATATATCTTACCTCAGCTTTCTCAGTGGTAATCCGAAATGCCTAACAGCTTACTACTCATTCTTTCTTTCAGTAGCTTTCTTATTAGTTTGCTCACGGTTTTCCTGATTAAGCAAGGCTTGAGAGAAAGTTTACTAGATATTCCCAATGATCGTAGTTCGCATACACAACCCACTCCTAGAGGTGGAGGACTAGGATTTATCATTGCCTTTGCTATCACCAGTGGGATTAGCGTTTTTTTGTTTAGCGGCTCTCTCCCCCTCTATCCACTTTGGATGACCTTAATTCCTTTAGCGGTTATCGGCATTATTGACGATCGCCAAGGCGTTCCTTCGGGAATTCGCTACTTAGTCCAGTTAGTAGTTGCAAGCATTACGACCTTCTATGTAGGCGTTTTTCCTCAACCTTGGTTAATGCATTTGGGCTTATTCGGTCAAATTATGGCGATCGCGATCACTCTGATCGGAATGACGGCAATTATTAACTTTTATAACTTCATGGATGGACTAGATGGCTTAGTAGCTAGCTGTACTGCTATCCAACTTGGTTTTCAAGCTATTTATCTCAACCAGACAATTTTATGGCTCTTAGTTGCAGCTTTGTTAGGATTCTTAATTTGGAATTGGGCTCCTGCTAAAATCTTTATGGGAGATGTAGGTAGTACTTGTCTTGGTGCAATCGTCGCTTTTTCTTTGCTCAGTAGCCATCAAAATACTAGTGAAGTTTGGTCAGCATTAGTGATTACCTTACCCATATTAGGTGATGCAGTATATACTCTATTTCGGCGCTTGCTTAACCACGAAAATATTTTTCAAGCCCATCGCAGTCATATCTATCAACGCTTACAACAATCGGGAATGTCTCACGGACAAGTTGCGAGTATTTATGTTGTGCTAAATCTATCAATTGCGATCAGTATTATTAATTTAGGAACTCTAGGAGCTTGGTATGGTTTCTTCGGTGTTATTGTATTAATCATTTTAAGTGAGTTTTATCTCAGCCTTCGACTGAGAAGTCAAGTATAGTTTTCTATAGACAGCTACAATTAATCATTTAATCAATTAATCATTATTTAAAGTCTTAACCATTCCTATGAAAGTTCTCTTGATCATTACGAGATCCGATACCGTTGGCGGCGCTCAAGTTCACGTCAAAGATTTGGCTTGCTTTCTACAACAGCACGGACATGAGGTTCTCGTCATTACTGGAGAAAAAGGTCCCTTTAATGACTTTTTAAAAAGCTTTTCTATTGATTCCAATGCTTGCCAATGTTTTAAACAATCGATTAATCCATTGTTAGATTGGCAAACTCTTTTGTTTCTTGTGAAAACTATTCGTCAATTTCAACCAGACATTGTGGCAACCCACTCTAGTAAAGCAGGAATTTTGGGTAGATTGGCGGCGAAAATAACTAATATACCCTGTGTATTTACTGCTCATGGATGGGCATTTACGGATGGGATACCTGAGCCTAATCGCAGTGTTTATGAAGTTATCGAAAAATGGGTTGAGCCAATAACTGACAAGGTTATTTGTGTTTCTGAAAATGATCGTCAGATTGCCCTAAAAGCAGGAATGCCTGCTGATAAATTGGTAATGATTCACTATGGAATTGAAGATGTTCCTCATCATTTAAGATCTAGCCATCAACCAAACAATCCTGTACGTATTTTAATGGTGGCTAGATTTGATGCACAGAAGGATCATGCAACATTAATTAAGGCTTTTCAATCTATTGAAAATGCTCAGTTAGAACTGTTGGGAGGAGGACCAAAGCTAGAAGAAATCAAAACTATGGTCAGCCAAATGGATATGACAGATCGTGTCAATTTTCGAGGATTTTGTAGTAATGTGTCCGAGCTATTGCCCCAAGGTGATATTTTTACACTGATTACTAACTGGGAAGGATTTCCCTACGCTATTATCGAGGCAATGCGAGCGGAAATGCCGATCATCGCTTCTCAGGTTGGAGGGGTTGCCGAGTCAGTAATTGATGGAGTAACAGGCTACTGTGTACCTCGTGGTGATGTTGAAACCTTAAGAAATCGCCTTGAAAAATTGGTTAATGATGCTCAACTTCGGCGCGAGATGGGAATTCAAGGACGACAAAAATATGAGTCGGAGTTAACTTTAGAGCAGATGTGTACAACCACCTTGAATGTTTATCAAGACGTTATCCATAGAAGACAACTTAAGGCTAAGTAGTTTATGACCACTTTAATCACTGGAGCTACAGGACTAACAGGAACGTTATTTCTCAAAAGACTAGCAGAAATCAAGCCAAATGCTGAAGTTTCTTGCTTAGTTAGAGAAACTAGCGATCGCAGTAAGATTGATCATCTTAATTTAAAGATTAATTACTATATTGGCGATAGTAAAACTGCTAAAACTTGGGATGAGATTTTTGCCCACAGTAATTTTGAGATAATTATTCATATTGTGCAACTAAATCAAGTTCCCATCCTAATTAATAGTCTCAAAAAAGCACAGCAAACTCCACATTTGATTATTATTGGCACAACAGGAATTTATTCAAAATACAATCGATATTCTCAAGAATATAAAGATGCTGAGAAAGAATTATTGACATATTCAGGAACCTATTGTCTACTTCGTCCTACGATGATTTATGGTTCTCCACAAGATCAAAATTTGCATAAACTAATTAAATTTTGCGATCGCTATCAATTCTTTCCTGTTTTTGGCTCAGGCAATACTCTTTTACAACCAATTCATGCAGATGACATTGCTCAAACTCTGGTGAAAGCATGGCAGTTCCGCCATATTCAAGGAGCTTACGATCTGTCTGGTGCGAGTATTGTTAACTTTAAAGAACTTTTAACTATAGTTAGTAAATTATTAGCTAAACCTGTTTATCATCTCTACTTCCCTTTAAATATTGGCATTGCCATGGCAACTCTTTTAGAAAGTATTTTGGGAGATAAATCGCCAGTAAGACGGGAGCAGATTTTGAGGCTTCAAGAAGATAAAGCTTACTCCCATGAGGCAGCTAAAAACGACTTGGATTTTTCGCCCCGCACCTTAGAAGTTGGATTGCAACAAGAAGTAGAGTTAATGCGTAATCAAGGAATCATTTAAAGCTGAGCTATGATTAATCGACTTGTCAATCATCTGAGATCCCATATTCGCCAACGATTGCCTAAACCAATTCAATATTGGTTATCAGCACAAATGTCAAATTGGGCGATCGGGATTTATGTTGGTTCTAATCCCTTAGATCTCCAGCCTGCACAATCGATTAAACAACCAGTAATTTCGCGAGAAGATATTCGCGATCGCCATGCTGCTCTAGTTGCTGATCCATTCATGATTCAGCATCAGGAAACATGGTATATGTTTTTTGAAGTTATGAATCAGGATCTCAATCTTGGTGAAATTGGTCTAGCAACAAGTGCTAATGGATTGACATGGCAGTATCAGCAAATTGTGCTTACTGAATCCTTTCATCTATCCTATCCCTACGTCTTCCAATGGCAAGGAGATTACTATATGATTCCAGAGACAGGATCGGCTCAGTCCATTCGACTTTATAAAGCAACTCAATTCCCCCTGCAATGGAACTTCATTGGAAATCTCTTAGAAGGCTTAGAGTTTTTAGATGCCTCTATTATTTTTTATAACAATTTATGGTGGATCTTTACGGAAACTAGCTCTCAAGGTCAAAATGATACCCTAAGGCTATATTATGCTGCCAATCTCCAAGGTAAATGGCAGGAACATCCACTTAGTCCGATTATCCAAAACAATCCTCATATTGCTAGACCCGCAGGTCGGATTTTAAATTTAGGCGATCGTTTAATCCGTTATGCACAGGACTGCTTTCCTACCTATGGGACACAAGTGAGAGCATTTGAAATTACTGATATCTCTCCAGAAACTTATGTGGAAAAACAGGTTGGAGCTGAACCTCTCTTAACTGCTAGTGGTAAAGGATGGAATAAATCTGGAATGCATCATGTAGATGCACATAGACTTAACGATGGTTCTTGGATTGCTTGTGTGGATGGAAGATGGGATTATCGCTAAAACAAAGAAGTAATTTTTTAGGAGCGGCAAAGCCGCTCCTAAAAAATTTAAATTGAATGGTTCTTTACAAATAACTAATTAAATTTATGGATAAACAAATTGTTTTAGTAACTGGTGGATGTGGCTTTATTGGTTCCCATCTGGTCGAAAAATTAGTACAGGAAAATTACTATGTGCGAGTTTTAGACAACTTATCAACAGGGAAGTTAGATAATTTATCAACGGTTCCCCCTGACAAAGTAGAAGTTATTATTGGCAATGTTACAGATTTTGACACTGTCAAAAATGCTGTGCATAATTGTACCTATGTATTTCATGAAGCGGCGATTCCTAGTGTTCCTCAATCTATTGCTGATCCTTTAAGTACAGGTAGAGTAAACTATAGCGGTACTCTCAATGTTTTAGAAGCATCGCGTCAATCTCATGTCCGACGGGTCATTTTTGCAAGTAGTGCTGCTGTTTATGGAGATGAACCAACTCTTCCTAAACATGAGCTAATGTTGGCTAGTCCGATTAGTCCCTATGGAGCAGATAAAAGGGCATCGGAATTAATGGGATTAGTTTATGCCCAGATTTCAGATTTAGAGTTTGTTTCTTTGCGCTATTTCAATGTGTTTGGACCTCGGCAAGATCCATCGGGTTCCTATGCAGGTGTTATATCGATATTCTGTAATTGCATTCAGCAAAGTACATCTCCAACTATTTATGGTGATGGTTTGCAAAGCCGTGATTTTATCTATGTATCAGATGTAGTAAAGGCAAATTTAATTGCAATGAACCATCCCAATGTAAGAACTGGGATCTTTAATGTGGGGAGAGGT carries:
- a CDS encoding glycosyltransferase, whose translation is MSDLRVLHLIHGLNRGGIETWLISMLREISRDTCAMDFCCKGGDVGVLSDIAKQLGARVFHCPLGFNHPKFGRQFRDILSTQKYTILHNHVEVYSGFPVWVAHGLGIPVISMFHNTHFPAQDRLTKLPILRQLRSLYGAVSIRYALKHSEFITASSQAILDSLAIPKHQLERSRVWYSGVTIADLKGAADKIAFRQSLGWAEDTPIVLHVGRFAEQKNHLGLLKIFEKVRQLIPTAKLLMVGVGPLKPQIEAIATQRGMTDSVRFLGGRDDVPLIMSLCDVFLFPSLHEGFGLVAIEASAAGLPVVGSKIAGLLEAVLDGKTGILHDVNDLEGMAKSVVLLLKDSAYAKSLASAGRERVIQDFSIPTSANRLLEMYQEVLSKSQTS
- a CDS encoding MraY family glycosyltransferase, producing MPNSLLLILSFSSFLISLLTVFLIKQGLRESLLDIPNDRSSHTQPTPRGGGLGFIIAFAITSGISVFLFSGSLPLYPLWMTLIPLAVIGIIDDRQGVPSGIRYLVQLVVASITTFYVGVFPQPWLMHLGLFGQIMAIAITLIGMTAIINFYNFMDGLDGLVASCTAIQLGFQAIYLNQTILWLLVAALLGFLIWNWAPAKIFMGDVGSTCLGAIVAFSLLSSHQNTSEVWSALVITLPILGDAVYTLFRRLLNHENIFQAHRSHIYQRLQQSGMSHGQVASIYVVLNLSIAISIINLGTLGAWYGFFGVIVLIILSEFYLSLRLRSQV
- a CDS encoding glycosyltransferase family 4 protein, with translation MKVLLIITRSDTVGGAQVHVKDLACFLQQHGHEVLVITGEKGPFNDFLKSFSIDSNACQCFKQSINPLLDWQTLLFLVKTIRQFQPDIVATHSSKAGILGRLAAKITNIPCVFTAHGWAFTDGIPEPNRSVYEVIEKWVEPITDKVICVSENDRQIALKAGMPADKLVMIHYGIEDVPHHLRSSHQPNNPVRILMVARFDAQKDHATLIKAFQSIENAQLELLGGGPKLEEIKTMVSQMDMTDRVNFRGFCSNVSELLPQGDIFTLITNWEGFPYAIIEAMRAEMPIIASQVGGVAESVIDGVTGYCVPRGDVETLRNRLEKLVNDAQLRREMGIQGRQKYESELTLEQMCTTTLNVYQDVIHRRQLKAK
- a CDS encoding NAD-dependent epimerase/dehydratase family protein; the encoded protein is MTTLITGATGLTGTLFLKRLAEIKPNAEVSCLVRETSDRSKIDHLNLKINYYIGDSKTAKTWDEIFAHSNFEIIIHIVQLNQVPILINSLKKAQQTPHLIIIGTTGIYSKYNRYSQEYKDAEKELLTYSGTYCLLRPTMIYGSPQDQNLHKLIKFCDRYQFFPVFGSGNTLLQPIHADDIAQTLVKAWQFRHIQGAYDLSGASIVNFKELLTIVSKLLAKPVYHLYFPLNIGIAMATLLESILGDKSPVRREQILRLQEDKAYSHEAAKNDLDFSPRTLEVGLQQEVELMRNQGII
- a CDS encoding NAD-dependent epimerase/dehydratase family protein, whose protein sequence is MDKQIVLVTGGCGFIGSHLVEKLVQENYYVRVLDNLSTGKLDNLSTVPPDKVEVIIGNVTDFDTVKNAVHNCTYVFHEAAIPSVPQSIADPLSTGRVNYSGTLNVLEASRQSHVRRVIFASSAAVYGDEPTLPKHELMLASPISPYGADKRASELMGLVYAQISDLEFVSLRYFNVFGPRQDPSGSYAGVISIFCNCIQQSTSPTIYGDGLQSRDFIYVSDVVKANLIAMNHPNVRTGIFNVGRGESVTLIDLINTLNLLTNKNVQATHQTSRSGDIRHSIADISALKALGWTSTISIYDGLAFLLDSLKTEI